A DNA window from Massilia putida contains the following coding sequences:
- a CDS encoding carboxyl transferase domain-containing protein: protein MPQIDTKLNPRSEDFKANAAAMQTLVDDLRAKVAQIAKGGGEAACAKHVARGKLLPRDRVQMLLDPGTPFLEFSQMAAYAMYDDAAPSAGIITGIGRVSGQECVIVCNDATVKGGTYYPMTVKKHLRAQEIAEQNNLPCIYLVDSGGANLPNQDDVFPDRDHFGRIFYNQANLSSKGIPQIAVVMGSCTAGGAYVPAMSDESIIVKEQGTIFLGGPPLVKAATGEVVTAEDLGGGDVHTRLSGVADHLAQNDTHALALARTIVSNLNRVKPQQGALREAQEPKYAPEELYGIIPVDTRKPFDVREVIARIVDGSEFDEFKARYGTTLVCGFAHIFGMKVGIIANNGILFSESALKGTHFIELCCQRKIPLVFLQNITGFMVGRKYENEGIARNGAKMVTAVATASVPKFTVIIGGSFGAGNYGMCGRAFSPRFLWMWPNARISVMGGDQAASVLATVKRDGIEAKGGQWTLDEEAAFKQPIKDQYEHQGHPYYATARLWDDGVIDPADTRMVLGLGLSAALNAPIEDTKFGVFRM, encoded by the coding sequence ATGCCCCAGATCGACACGAAACTCAACCCACGCAGCGAAGACTTCAAAGCCAACGCCGCCGCCATGCAAACCCTCGTCGACGACTTGCGCGCCAAGGTGGCGCAGATCGCCAAGGGGGGCGGCGAGGCCGCATGTGCCAAGCACGTCGCGCGCGGCAAGCTGCTGCCGCGCGACCGCGTGCAGATGCTGCTCGATCCGGGCACCCCATTCCTCGAATTCTCGCAGATGGCCGCCTACGCGATGTACGACGATGCCGCCCCGAGCGCCGGCATCATCACGGGCATCGGCAGGGTAAGCGGCCAGGAATGCGTGATCGTCTGTAACGACGCCACCGTCAAGGGCGGCACGTATTACCCGATGACGGTCAAAAAACATTTGCGCGCGCAGGAGATCGCCGAGCAGAACAACCTGCCCTGCATCTATCTCGTGGATTCCGGTGGCGCGAACCTGCCGAACCAGGACGACGTGTTCCCCGACCGCGACCACTTCGGCCGCATCTTTTATAACCAGGCGAACCTGTCGTCGAAAGGCATCCCGCAGATCGCCGTCGTGATGGGCTCCTGCACGGCCGGCGGCGCGTACGTGCCGGCGATGAGCGACGAATCCATCATCGTCAAGGAGCAAGGCACGATCTTCCTGGGCGGCCCGCCGCTGGTCAAAGCGGCGACGGGCGAAGTGGTCACGGCCGAAGACCTGGGCGGCGGCGACGTGCACACGAGACTCTCCGGCGTCGCCGATCACCTGGCGCAGAACGACACGCACGCGCTGGCGCTGGCGCGCACGATCGTGTCGAACCTGAACCGGGTGAAACCCCAACAGGGCGCGTTGCGTGAGGCGCAAGAGCCGAAATACGCGCCGGAGGAACTGTACGGCATCATCCCGGTCGACACCCGCAAGCCGTTCGACGTGCGCGAAGTCATCGCGCGTATCGTCGACGGTAGCGAGTTCGACGAATTCAAGGCGAGATACGGCACGACGCTCGTCTGCGGCTTCGCCCACATCTTCGGCATGAAGGTCGGGATCATCGCGAACAACGGCATCCTGTTCTCGGAATCGGCATTGAAAGGCACGCACTTCATCGAGCTGTGCTGCCAACGTAAAATCCCGCTTGTCTTCCTGCAGAACATCACCGGCTTCATGGTCGGCCGCAAGTACGAAAACGAAGGCATCGCCCGCAACGGTGCCAAGATGGTGACCGCGGTCGCGACGGCGTCGGTCCCGAAGTTCACCGTGATCATCGGCGGCAGTTTTGGTGCCGGCAACTACGGCATGTGCGGCCGCGCCTTCTCGCCGCGCTTCCTGTGGATGTGGCCGAACGCGCGGATCTCCGTGATGGGCGGCGACCAGGCGGCGTCGGTGCTGGCGACCGTCAAGCGCGACGGCATCGAAGCGAAAGGCGGCCAGTGGACGCTTGATGAAGAAGCCGCGTTCAAGCAGCCGATCAAGGACCAGTACGAACACCAGGGCCACCCGTATTACGCCACCGCGCGCCTGTGGGACGACGGCGTGATCGACCCCGCCGACACGCGCATGGTGCTGGGACTGGGCCTCTCGGCCGCGCTGAACGCGCCGATCGAGGACACGAAGTTCGGCGTGTTCCGCATGTGA
- a CDS encoding enoyl-CoA hydratase/isomerase family protein encodes MDYQTLTVTITDRIGQVTLNRPDLRNAFNESSIAELALAFDELGRNELVRAIVLAANGPAFCAGADLNWMKKMAGYSDNENRADAMRLADMLRTIYTCTKPVVAKVQGDCYAGGMGLVAACDVVVAVDTANFCLSEVKLGLIPATISPYVIKAMGEQAARRYFLTAERFDAKEAHRIGFVHEVVPAADLDTKVAGIVQALAHNSPNAVREAKKLVRDIVGQSVTEALLEDTANRIAGIRASLEGREGVASFLEKRRPSWLE; translated from the coding sequence ATGGACTACCAGACCCTCACCGTCACGATCACCGACCGCATCGGCCAGGTCACGCTGAACCGCCCGGATCTGCGCAACGCGTTCAACGAGTCAAGCATCGCCGAACTGGCCCTCGCCTTCGACGAGCTGGGACGCAACGAACTCGTACGCGCCATCGTGCTGGCCGCGAACGGCCCCGCGTTCTGCGCCGGCGCGGACCTGAACTGGATGAAGAAGATGGCCGGTTATTCGGACAACGAAAACCGCGCCGACGCCATGCGCCTTGCCGACATGCTGCGCACGATTTATACGTGTACGAAACCCGTCGTGGCGAAGGTGCAGGGCGACTGTTACGCCGGCGGCATGGGCCTCGTGGCCGCGTGCGACGTGGTCGTGGCCGTCGACACGGCGAACTTCTGTTTGTCGGAAGTGAAGCTCGGGCTGATCCCCGCGACGATCTCGCCGTACGTGATCAAGGCGATGGGCGAACAGGCGGCGCGCCGCTACTTCCTCACGGCCGAACGCTTCGATGCGAAGGAAGCCCATCGCATCGGCTTCGTGCACGAAGTCGTACCGGCGGCGGACCTCGACACGAAAGTCGCGGGCATCGTGCAGGCGCTCGCGCACAACAGCCCGAACGCGGTGCGCGAAGCGAAAAAACTCGTGCGCGACATCGTCGGCCAGAGCGTGACGGAAGCGCTGCTGGAAGACACGGCGAACCGCATCGCCGGCATCCGCGCCTCGCTCGAAGGACGCGAGGGTGTCGCCTCCTTTCTTGAAAAACGCCGGCCGTCATGGCTGGAATAG
- the bioA gene encoding adenosylmethionine--8-amino-7-oxononanoate transaminase, whose amino-acid sequence MLKQTTSNDWIARSLRSVWHPCTQMQHHEEVPLIAVSHAKGPWLVDHEGRRYLDGISSWWVNLFGHANPRINAALKDQLDKLEHAMLAGFTHEPVIELSEQLAALTGHALGHAFYASDGASAVEIALKMSFHYWRNAGYADKQEFVCLQGSYHGETVGALGVTDVALFKDAYGPLLRAARTVSSPDARNAVDGESAQDVALRAAQDVEALFAERADRIAAIIVEPLVQCATGMAMHDPLYLQRLRELCDKYHVHLIADEIAVGCGRTGTFFACEQAAIWPDFMCLSKGISGGYLPLSLVLTTDKVYEAFYSEDITRGFLHSHSYTGNALACRAALATLQIFEEDDVLNKNRETATRLMLELAPLLDHKRVTNFRQRGMILAFDAVEPDAKRASTFARRFFTSAVENELLLRPIGRTVYLMPPYVLDEEEIVGLAARTRKVFEEVIAE is encoded by the coding sequence ATGTTGAAGCAGACCACCTCCAACGACTGGATCGCGCGCAGCCTGCGCAGCGTCTGGCATCCATGCACGCAAATGCAGCACCACGAAGAAGTGCCGCTGATCGCCGTCAGCCACGCCAAGGGGCCGTGGCTGGTCGACCATGAAGGCCGGCGCTACCTGGACGGCATCAGTTCGTGGTGGGTGAATCTGTTCGGCCACGCCAACCCGCGCATCAACGCGGCATTGAAGGACCAGCTGGACAAGCTCGAACACGCGATGCTCGCGGGTTTCACGCATGAACCGGTGATCGAGTTGTCCGAGCAGTTGGCCGCGCTGACGGGCCACGCGCTGGGCCACGCGTTCTATGCGTCGGACGGTGCGTCGGCCGTCGAGATCGCGCTGAAAATGAGTTTTCATTACTGGCGCAACGCGGGCTATGCGGACAAGCAGGAATTCGTCTGCCTGCAGGGTTCCTACCACGGCGAGACCGTCGGCGCCCTGGGCGTCACGGACGTCGCGCTGTTCAAGGACGCCTACGGCCCGCTGCTGCGCGCCGCACGGACGGTGTCGTCGCCGGATGCGCGCAACGCCGTCGACGGCGAGTCCGCCCAGGACGTCGCGCTGCGTGCGGCGCAGGATGTCGAGGCGCTGTTCGCGGAACGGGCCGACCGCATCGCCGCCATCATCGTCGAACCGCTCGTGCAGTGCGCCACCGGCATGGCGATGCACGATCCGCTGTACCTGCAGCGCCTGCGCGAGCTGTGCGACAAATACCACGTGCACCTGATCGCCGACGAGATCGCGGTCGGATGCGGGCGCACCGGCACGTTCTTCGCGTGCGAACAGGCGGCGATCTGGCCGGACTTCATGTGCCTGTCGAAGGGCATCAGCGGCGGCTACCTGCCGCTGTCGCTCGTGCTCACCACCGACAAGGTGTACGAGGCGTTCTACAGCGAAGACATCACGCGCGGCTTCCTGCACTCGCACTCGTACACGGGCAACGCGCTGGCCTGCCGCGCCGCGCTGGCGACCTTGCAGATCTTCGAGGAAGACGATGTGCTGAACAAGAACCGCGAGACGGCCACGCGCCTGATGCTGGAACTGGCGCCCCTGCTGGACCACAAGCGCGTGACGAACTTCCGCCAGCGCGGCATGATCCTCGCGTTCGACGCGGTGGAACCGGATGCGAAGAGGGCGTCGACGTTCGCGCGCCGCTTCTTCACGAGCGCGGTGGAAAACGAGCTGCTGCTGCGCCCCATCGGCCGCACGGTGTACCTGATGCCGCCGTACGTGCTGGACGAGGAAGAGATCGTGGGCCTCGCGGCGCGCACGCGCAAGGTGTTCGAGGAAGTGATCGCGGAGTGA
- the bioF gene encoding 8-amino-7-oxononanoate synthase produces the protein MNLIDKVRAQLDELESRSLTRRRRTADTPCAPRQVVDGRDMLAFCSNDYLGLAAHPRVVEALREGASLYGAGSGASHLVSGHSRAHAQLEERLAAFEAPHLESSRALYFCTGYMANLAVLTGLGSAPDAMIFSEALNHASLIDGARLARAGVTVYPHGDVAALDERLAASDAPVKIVVTDSVFSMDGDLAPLPQLLALCERHGAWLVVDDAHGFGVLGDTGRGALEHFDLRSPNLVYIGTLGKAAGVGGAFIAAHQDVIELMIQRARPYIYTTAAAPALAHALLASMDIIESEEGRERRAHLNALIAQLDGGLRLERWQRPASTTAIQPILIGANDEAMAVASRLHEQGLWVPAIRPPTVAVGTARLRVTLSAAHTEQDVARLTAALNQLERTWA, from the coding sequence ATGAATCTGATCGATAAAGTCCGCGCTCAACTGGACGAGCTGGAAAGCCGCAGCCTGACCCGGCGCCGGCGCACGGCGGACACGCCCTGCGCGCCGCGCCAGGTCGTCGACGGCCGAGACATGCTCGCGTTCTGCAGCAACGACTACCTGGGCCTCGCCGCGCATCCGCGCGTCGTCGAAGCGCTGCGGGAAGGCGCAAGCCTGTATGGCGCCGGCAGCGGCGCGTCGCACCTCGTGTCGGGCCACAGCCGCGCGCACGCGCAGCTGGAAGAGCGGCTCGCCGCGTTCGAGGCGCCACATCTCGAGTCAAGCCGCGCGCTGTACTTCTGCACCGGCTATATGGCGAACCTTGCCGTGCTGACGGGACTCGGCAGCGCACCGGATGCGATGATCTTTTCGGAAGCGCTGAACCACGCGTCCCTGATCGACGGCGCCCGCCTCGCGCGCGCCGGCGTGACCGTGTACCCGCACGGGGACGTGGCCGCGCTGGACGAACGACTCGCGGCCAGCGACGCGCCCGTGAAGATCGTCGTCACGGACAGCGTGTTCAGCATGGACGGCGACCTCGCCCCGCTGCCGCAACTGCTGGCGCTGTGCGAACGCCATGGCGCCTGGCTCGTCGTCGACGATGCGCACGGCTTCGGCGTATTGGGCGACACCGGACGCGGCGCGCTGGAGCATTTCGATCTGCGCTCGCCTAATCTCGTCTACATCGGCACGCTGGGCAAGGCGGCCGGCGTGGGCGGCGCGTTCATCGCCGCGCACCAAGACGTGATCGAGCTGATGATCCAGCGCGCGCGGCCCTACATCTACACGACGGCCGCCGCGCCCGCGCTTGCGCATGCGCTGCTCGCAAGCATGGACATCATCGAAAGTGAAGAAGGCCGCGAACGTCGTGCACACCTAAACGCGCTGATCGCGCAGCTGGACGGCGGCCTGCGTCTGGAGCGCTGGCAGCGTCCCGCATCGACGACGGCGATCCAGCCCATCCTCATCGGCGCCAACGACGAGGCGATGGCGGTGGCATCCCGCCTGCACGAGCAGGGGCTGTGGGTGCCGGCGATCCGTCCGCCGACCGTGGCGGTGGGCACGGCGCGCCTGCGCGTGACGCTCTCCGCCGCGCATACCGAACAAGACGTCGCGCGGCTGACGGCTGCGCTCAACCAGTTGGAAAGGACGTGGGCATGA
- the bioD gene encoding dethiobiotin synthase — MTLNEPEPLGGASVGAAIPATAPAPVAVPAPLAAEGVPTRFACFVTGTDTEIGKTLISSAILHKLVQQGVRACGMKPIAAGAEERDGQLHNDDAAMLRAAGNVLLPQRITTPYMLREPCAPHIAAALEGVTIEPVPILTAYAEILGASDATVVEGVGGFWVPFSEDFDSADLAVQFGLPVVLVVGMRLGCINHALLTAEAIVARGLVLAGWVANQVDPDMRYADENVAELERRLPAPLLGRVPRLTEPSAAMAASHIELASLPGWPAKRA; from the coding sequence ATGACTCTCAACGAGCCCGAACCATTAGGCGGCGCATCCGTCGGCGCCGCCATCCCGGCAACGGCACCGGCGCCGGTCGCCGTCCCCGCGCCCCTGGCCGCGGAAGGCGTGCCGACCCGCTTCGCCTGTTTCGTGACGGGCACCGACACGGAAATCGGCAAGACGCTGATCTCGAGCGCCATCCTGCATAAACTCGTGCAGCAGGGCGTGCGCGCGTGCGGCATGAAGCCCATCGCGGCCGGCGCCGAGGAACGCGACGGACAGCTGCACAACGACGACGCGGCCATGCTGCGCGCGGCCGGCAACGTGCTGCTGCCGCAGCGGATCACGACGCCGTACATGCTGCGCGAACCGTGCGCGCCGCACATCGCGGCCGCGCTGGAAGGCGTCACCATCGAACCGGTGCCCATCCTGACGGCGTACGCCGAGATCCTGGGCGCGTCCGACGCCACCGTCGTCGAAGGCGTGGGCGGCTTCTGGGTACCGTTCTCCGAAGACTTCGACAGCGCCGATCTGGCCGTACAATTCGGGTTGCCCGTCGTCCTCGTCGTCGGCATGCGCCTGGGCTGCATCAACCACGCGCTGCTCACGGCGGAGGCGATCGTCGCGCGCGGCCTCGTGCTGGCGGGCTGGGTCGCCAACCAGGTCGATCCGGACATGCGCTACGCCGACGAAAACGTCGCGGAGCTCGAACGCCGCCTGCCCGCACCGCTGCTGGGCCGCGTGCCCCGTCTTACCGAACCTTCGGCCGCGATGGCGGCCAGCCACATCGAGCTCGCGAGCCTGCCGGGATGGCCGGCCAAGCGTGCCTAA
- the bioB gene encoding biotin synthase BioB, protein MTQVVTLHPPVTPASLPKDATWPLADVLALFELPLPELMFRASQAHRAEFPDGDVELATLLSIKTGGCEEDCGYCPQAARYDTGVEAKKILDLDTVLDAAREAKAKGATRFCMGAAWRSPKERDMEKVEAMVRGVKALGMETCATLGMLEEGQAEQLKQAGLDYYNHNIDTAPDFYGDVISTRQYRDRLDTLGRVRTAGLKICCGGIVGMGETREQRAGLIAQLANMNPYPESVPINHLVQVEGTPLHGLPPLDPIEFVRTIAVARITMPKARVRLSAGRRELGEAVQAMCFMAGANSIFYGDKLLTTDNPEADDDRKLLEKLGLKTRSAMLESVQKESCGC, encoded by the coding sequence ATGACCCAAGTCGTCACCCTCCATCCGCCGGTCACGCCGGCCTCCCTCCCGAAAGACGCCACCTGGCCGCTGGCCGACGTGCTCGCGCTGTTCGAACTGCCGCTGCCGGAGCTGATGTTCCGCGCCAGCCAGGCGCACCGCGCCGAATTCCCCGACGGCGACGTCGAACTCGCGACCCTGCTGTCGATCAAGACGGGCGGCTGCGAGGAAGACTGCGGCTACTGCCCGCAGGCCGCGCGCTACGACACGGGCGTCGAAGCGAAAAAAATCCTCGACCTCGACACGGTGCTGGACGCCGCGCGCGAAGCCAAGGCCAAGGGCGCGACCCGCTTCTGCATGGGCGCCGCGTGGCGCAGCCCGAAAGAGCGCGACATGGAGAAGGTGGAAGCCATGGTGCGCGGCGTGAAGGCGCTGGGCATGGAAACCTGCGCGACCCTCGGCATGCTGGAAGAAGGCCAGGCCGAGCAACTGAAGCAGGCGGGCCTGGACTACTACAACCACAACATCGATACGGCGCCGGACTTCTACGGCGACGTGATCTCCACGCGCCAATACCGCGACCGCCTGGACACGCTGGGCCGCGTGCGCACGGCCGGTTTGAAGATCTGCTGCGGCGGCATCGTCGGCATGGGAGAAACGCGCGAGCAGCGCGCGGGCCTGATCGCGCAGCTGGCGAACATGAATCCGTATCCGGAATCGGTGCCCATCAACCACCTCGTGCAGGTCGAAGGCACGCCGCTGCACGGCCTGCCGCCGCTGGATCCGATCGAATTCGTGCGCACGATCGCCGTCGCCCGCATCACGATGCCGAAGGCGCGCGTGCGTTTGTCGGCCGGCCGCCGCGAACTGGGCGAAGCCGTGCAGGCGATGTGCTTCATGGCGGGCGCCAACTCGATCTTCTACGGCGACAAGCTGCTCACGACCGACAACCCGGAAGCGGACGACGACCGCAAGCTGCTGGAAAAACTGGGCCTGAAAACCCGTTCGGCAATGCTGGAGTCGGTGCAGAAGGAAAGCTGCGGCTGCTGA
- a CDS encoding acetyl/propionyl/methylcrotonyl-CoA carboxylase subunit alpha, with product MFTKILIANRGEIACRVAATARRLGVKTVAVYSEADAGAKHVAVCDEAILLGPAAAKDSYLRGDKIIAAAKATGAQAIHPGYGFLSENAEFAEACAAAGLVFIGPPGSSMRAMGSKSAAKQLMEGANVPLVPGYHGDAQDPELLQAEANRIGYPVLLKASAGGGGKGMRVVERSEDFQAALASCKREASASFGDDKVLVEKYLTRPRHIEIQVFADTHGNCVYLHERDCSVQRRHQKVLEEAPAPGMPPERRAAMGEAAVAAARAVGYVGAGTVEFIANQDGSFYFMEMNTRLQVEHPVTEMITGTDLVEWQLRVAAGQPLPKQQHELAIHGHAIEARVYAENPEKGFLPSIGTLQYMDTPAHVAFELGGADGNPAGVRIDSGVRAGDAISPFYDPMIAKLIVWGADRAQALARMAQALSEFHIVGLATNIAFLKRLVEGDAFAHADLDTGLIERNSATLFPPAGPAPLTALALAAVALVGAETSTSADPWTSTHGWRMNGTYRRRLAFGDEYAATTQAKVYAIDMTYHSHGWTLEADGKPHPLALVSRHDGRYAIRLDGQAIQGTVRRDGETLHVFTGGKHHVLAWNDPLAHAGEHETADGRLTAPMPGKVVAVIASNGQLVKKGEPLVIMEAMKMEHTIAAPSDGLVEEVLYQVGDQVADGAPLLAFKAAA from the coding sequence ATGTTCACCAAGATCCTCATCGCCAACCGTGGCGAAATCGCCTGCCGGGTCGCCGCCACCGCGCGCCGCCTGGGCGTCAAGACCGTTGCCGTCTATTCGGAAGCCGACGCCGGCGCCAAGCACGTCGCGGTCTGCGATGAAGCGATCCTGCTCGGCCCCGCCGCCGCCAAGGACAGCTATCTGCGCGGCGACAAGATCATCGCCGCGGCGAAAGCCACCGGCGCGCAGGCGATCCACCCGGGCTACGGCTTCCTGTCCGAAAACGCCGAATTCGCGGAAGCCTGCGCGGCCGCGGGCCTCGTGTTCATCGGCCCGCCGGGATCGTCGATGCGCGCGATGGGATCGAAGTCCGCCGCCAAGCAGCTGATGGAAGGCGCGAACGTCCCGCTCGTGCCGGGCTATCACGGCGATGCGCAGGACCCCGAACTGCTGCAGGCGGAAGCGAACCGCATCGGCTATCCGGTGCTGCTGAAAGCCAGCGCCGGCGGCGGCGGCAAGGGCATGCGCGTGGTCGAGCGGTCGGAGGATTTCCAGGCCGCGCTGGCGTCGTGCAAGCGCGAGGCGAGCGCCTCCTTCGGCGACGACAAGGTGCTCGTCGAAAAATACCTCACGCGGCCGCGCCACATCGAGATCCAGGTGTTCGCCGACACACACGGCAACTGCGTGTACCTGCACGAACGCGACTGCTCCGTGCAGCGCCGTCACCAGAAGGTGCTGGAAGAAGCGCCGGCGCCCGGCATGCCGCCTGAGCGCCGCGCCGCGATGGGCGAAGCGGCCGTCGCGGCCGCGCGCGCCGTGGGCTATGTCGGTGCCGGCACCGTCGAGTTCATCGCCAATCAGGACGGCTCGTTCTACTTCATGGAGATGAATACGCGCCTGCAGGTCGAGCATCCCGTCACCGAGATGATCACGGGCACGGACCTCGTCGAATGGCAGCTGCGCGTGGCGGCCGGCCAACCGCTGCCGAAACAACAGCACGAACTCGCGATCCACGGCCACGCCATCGAGGCGCGCGTGTATGCGGAGAATCCGGAGAAGGGTTTCCTGCCGTCGATCGGGACCTTGCAGTACATGGATACGCCGGCGCACGTCGCATTCGAGCTCGGCGGCGCGGATGGCAACCCGGCCGGCGTGCGCATCGATTCCGGCGTGCGCGCGGGCGACGCGATTTCCCCGTTCTACGATCCGATGATCGCCAAGCTGATCGTGTGGGGCGCGGACCGCGCGCAGGCGCTGGCGCGCATGGCGCAGGCGCTGTCGGAATTCCACATCGTCGGCCTCGCGACCAATATCGCCTTTTTGAAACGCCTCGTCGAGGGCGATGCCTTCGCGCACGCCGATCTGGACACGGGCTTGATCGAACGGAATAGCGCGACCTTGTTCCCGCCCGCCGGCCCGGCCCCGTTGACCGCACTGGCGCTGGCGGCCGTGGCCCTCGTCGGCGCGGAAACCTCCACGAGCGCCGACCCGTGGACCAGCACCCACGGCTGGCGCATGAACGGCACGTATCGCCGCCGCCTGGCGTTCGGCGACGAGTACGCGGCCACGACCCAGGCCAAGGTTTATGCAATCGACATGACCTATCATTCGCATGGGTGGACGCTCGAAGCGGACGGCAAGCCGCATCCGCTGGCGCTGGTGTCGCGCCACGACGGGCGCTACGCGATCCGCCTGGACGGCCAGGCCATCCAGGGCACCGTGCGGCGCGACGGCGAAACGCTGCATGTCTTCACGGGCGGCAAGCATCACGTGCTGGCCTGGAACGATCCGCTCGCGCATGCGGGCGAGCATGAAACGGCGGACGGCCGCCTGACGGCGCCGATGCCGGGCAAGGTGGTGGCGGTGATCGCGTCCAACGGGCAGCTCGTGAAAAAGGGCGAGCCGCTCGTGATCATGGAAGCGATGAAGATGGAACACACGATTGCCGCGCCGAGCGACGGCCTGGTCGAGGAAGTCTTGTACCAGGTCGGCGACCAGGTCGCGGATGGCGCACCGCTGCTGGCGTTCAAAGCGGCAGCATAA
- a CDS encoding 2-hydroxyacid dehydrogenase, whose amino-acid sequence MRILLYRGDGVIEPWARDFSDALPHADIVLWHEKMSLASLAPCDYAVVWAPTPRLLDQLAHVKAIFLMGAGVDALLKFGDALPPVPIVRLGDAGMAEQMAEYVVYATLRYFRRFDDYEQQARQGIWNPLETRRRKADFTVGVLGLGKLGKPVLRALRQLGFPVCGWSRSARDLPGVECFAGMEALDDFLSGTQVLVCMLPLTPETTNLLDRARLSQLPQGAYLINVARGAQVAEPDLLALIRSGHIAGATLDVFRNEPLPAPHPFWNEPRITITPHISALTLREEAVRQIAAKIGKLERGEAIDDIVDRARGY is encoded by the coding sequence ATGCGGATACTGCTGTACCGGGGAGACGGTGTCATCGAACCGTGGGCCCGTGATTTTTCCGATGCATTGCCGCACGCCGACATCGTCTTGTGGCACGAGAAGATGTCGCTGGCATCGCTGGCGCCTTGCGATTACGCCGTGGTGTGGGCGCCGACGCCCCGCCTGCTCGACCAGCTCGCCCATGTGAAAGCCATCTTCCTGATGGGCGCCGGTGTCGACGCGCTGCTGAAATTCGGCGACGCGCTGCCGCCGGTGCCCATCGTCCGGCTGGGCGATGCGGGCATGGCCGAGCAGATGGCGGAGTACGTGGTGTATGCGACCTTGCGCTACTTCCGCCGCTTCGACGACTACGAGCAGCAGGCGCGCCAGGGCATCTGGAACCCGCTGGAAACGCGCCGCCGCAAGGCCGATTTCACGGTCGGCGTGCTGGGCCTCGGCAAGCTCGGGAAACCCGTGCTGCGCGCGCTGCGCCAGCTCGGGTTTCCCGTGTGCGGCTGGAGCCGTTCCGCGCGCGACCTGCCCGGCGTCGAGTGCTTCGCCGGCATGGAAGCGCTCGACGATTTCCTGTCCGGCACGCAGGTCCTCGTCTGCATGCTGCCGCTCACGCCCGAGACGACGAACCTGCTCGACCGCGCGCGCCTGTCGCAGCTGCCCCAGGGCGCGTATCTGATCAACGTGGCGCGCGGCGCCCAGGTGGCCGAGCCGGATTTGCTGGCGCTGATCCGCTCGGGCCACATCGCGGGCGCCACGCTGGACGTGTTCCGCAACGAACCGCTGCCGGCACCGCATCCGTTCTGGAACGAGCCGCGCATCACCATCACGCCGCACATCTCGGCCCTCACCCTGCGCGAGGAGGCGGTGCGCCAGATCGCCGCCAAGATCGGGAAGCTGGAACGGGGCGAGGCCATCGACGACATCGTCGACCGCGCCCGCGGCTACTAG
- a CDS encoding hydroxymethylglutaryl-CoA lyase — protein sequence MHSQLPKQVKLVEVGPRDGLQNEKEAVSAAVKIELVDRLSRAGFANIEAASFVSPKWVPQMATSTEVMAGIARRAGTLYSALTPNMQGFEAALAAKADEVVIFGSASEAFSQRNINCSIAESIARFEPVAKAAKDHGLRLRGSISCAFGCPYQGEVPLASVADVVARMRDLGCDEIDIADTIGVSTPRKTQAVMDTAARAFALERISGHFHDTYGQALANIYASLELGVAIFHSSVSGLGGCPYAKGATGNVATEDVVYMLNGLGIDTGIDLDLVVDAGQFISQQLGRKGASRAGNALLAKRVV from the coding sequence ATGCACAGTCAACTGCCGAAACAAGTCAAACTCGTCGAAGTCGGCCCGCGCGACGGACTGCAAAACGAAAAGGAAGCGGTGTCCGCAGCGGTCAAGATCGAACTGGTCGACCGCCTGTCGCGCGCCGGCTTTGCCAACATCGAAGCGGCGTCGTTCGTGTCGCCCAAATGGGTGCCGCAGATGGCCACCAGCACGGAAGTCATGGCCGGCATCGCCCGCCGCGCCGGCACGCTGTATTCCGCGCTGACGCCGAACATGCAGGGCTTCGAGGCGGCGCTGGCGGCCAAGGCCGATGAAGTCGTGATCTTCGGCTCCGCGTCGGAAGCGTTCTCGCAGCGGAACATCAACTGCTCGATCGCGGAATCCATCGCGCGCTTCGAGCCGGTGGCCAAGGCCGCGAAAGACCACGGCCTGCGCCTGCGCGGCAGCATCAGCTGCGCGTTCGGCTGCCCGTACCAGGGCGAGGTGCCTTTGGCGTCCGTCGCCGACGTCGTCGCCCGCATGCGCGACCTGGGCTGCGACGAGATCGACATCGCCGACACCATCGGCGTCTCGACCCCGCGCAAGACGCAGGCCGTGATGGACACGGCGGCGCGCGCCTTCGCGCTGGAGCGCATCTCCGGCCATTTCCACGACACCTATGGCCAGGCGCTCGCCAACATCTACGCCAGCCTGGAACTGGGCGTCGCGATCTTCCACTCGTCCGTGTCGGGCCTGGGCGGCTGTCCGTATGCCAAGGGCGCGACGGGCAATGTGGCGACGGAGGACGTGGTCTACATGCTGAACGGCCTCGGGATCGACACGGGCATCGATCTCGATCTCGTTGTGGATGCGGGGCAATTCATTTCACAGCAACTGGGCCGCAAGGGTGCAAGCCGGGCCGGCAACGCATTGCTGGCGAAGCGGGTCGTGTAA